Below is a genomic region from Fischerella sp. PCC 9605.
TAGAGAAATAATAGTATTTTCATCAACACCTAAAGCCTTTTCGCTTAGCTTTTTAGCAGTAAAAAAGTTTTCTGTTACCTGGGCAGTTTTTATACAACTAGAAAAATTAGTGAGTTCACTCTGGATCTGTTGATAAGCGAAACCAGGTAGATTGGGAATGCTCTGCAATAGCTTAGCAGCTTGATTAACTTTTTGGGAAGAATCTAGGACATTAGTATCAGCCGCAAAACTAGTTTGGCACAACTGCGTCAAGAACATCTGAGCTTGCTGAATTTTTTTATCTTGCTCTTGCTTAAATTTAATCCAACCAATAAATCCACTAGCCACTAAAAGTGCCGAAATGAAGACTATCAATAAATGTTTTTTATCTGGTGTTTTGGTTTTCCTGCTTTCAGCAATAGCCATAGCTGCACTCCCAAAAAGTCTGAATGAGGCGAGTAATTATAAAGTCACTTCTAGCTTTAGCTGGAGTTTTAAAGTTCATAAAATTATTACTTGAAAGGTACCAACCAGAATCTCAGCTAGCTCAATGCAAAAAGGTATGAATTTTAACAGGCTTTTGCTTTGATAAAGTGATTTCTGTTAATATTACCAAGTTTTATTGAGTTTATTTCGTTAATTTTAAGATAAAATAGTGAGGAACTTGTAAAGATATAGAGCTGCTGAAAGATAGTGGTGAGTAACGTCAAGCGTGGATATACAGCTAGTCCATATATTTTTTTGTCTAATATGTTGCAATTCACTTAAAAATAAGATAAAAAATTAGATAAAACTTAAAGATTGTGTAGTGAAGTAGTGGTACTGCGATCGCCTTTCACTACATCAACATTAAAGAAATAATTCAATTCAAGTAACTGTCACAAAGTGTATATACTAAGACGGATCGCAAAGGGAATAAAAAATATGATATTTCCTCTGCCCTCTTGATGAATTCACAAATTCTCGCTCTATAGGAATCCGGTTTGATTATTGAAAAAATCTAAGTACACGTAGGGTGTGTTATCGGCGAGAGTACGGCACCAAAAACTTAGAATGGTGCGTTAGCCTTTGGCGTAACGCAACGGCAATAAAGGGGGAGGAAAATCCACACCCTTTTTTGCCTCCCCTACGTATCTTTTCAAAAATCAAATATTAGTCCTATTATGAAGTACTATGCCATGCTCTTAGGGGTGAGTCGTTAACGTAGTGTAACGGACTCTATTAAGCACTCACTATTGGGGTTTTTCTTGGGAATTAGAATCAGGTTTGCCTCCCTGAGGCTGCTTTTTTTTGGCGAGATTTTCGGCAGCTTGCTTAAATAATGGTTCTATTTTCTTTCGCCAGTATTTAAGATTGGGCAATTTTTCTGGAGTGTTTTTATAAGCTAAAACTTTATCCCATTGACCATTATCAAGTGCCTGATTAATATCATTAAATAAAGCTTCCGATTTTGCCCAATCTTGCTGCCATTGGGTAATCATTTCTGCCGTTTCTTTAAAACTAGAAGCACTGACTGGTATAGACTTAATCTGTTCGACAGCACCATCTAAATCTCCAGATTCATACTTCTCTCTAGCTTGTTCGAGAATGTTGGCAGTGCTTGAATTGGGGATTTTCCCTTTCGATTTCCCTGACTCTGATGTTGGTGAAGATGACGATTCCAATGTTTCTGGCGGTGAAGTTTCTACATCCACCACAGGTTTTGGCTTGGGAACTGGACGCCTGGCAATGATGGTATTATCATCTACTGTTTTGACTGCAATGCCCTTGTCTCGCAGGCAAGTAACCCATTCTTCATTATTTTTGATCGCATCGGAGTATATCCAAGCGGAATTTTTTGGGTCAAGTTTCACTTCCACCCAACCACCTTTTGTTCGTTTGCCGGTTACTTCAAACTTAGTGCCACCTTTAACAGTTTGCACGATATTATTACTAGCGATCGCACTTGGTTCAGAACGGATATTAGCTTTGTTATAGCCAACCATAGCCAAGCAGTTGTGTGCTGTAGTTGTAGTCTCATGACCTCCTGAAATGTTGGCAGTAAAATTTTGTACATTCTTAACCAAAAATGGAGTAATTGCAGCAGCACTACCAGCCAAAATCACTATAATCCCTAGCTGCAATAAATCGAGACCACTCGAACTTCTTGAGACGGAGACGGGTTTAGGGGCTGCTTTTGGGGTTGGGGATACAGAATTTGCGGGTGCAACAGCGATAGTTTTCTGCTGAGACTGAATTGATGGGGATTTGACAAGCTGGTAGCCAGAATTTTTGGGGTATTGTGCAGACTGTGGGTGGATACCAAGAGATTGCAATGCTTGCAGCGCTTCTGTAGCGGTTTGATAGCGGTCTTTAAAGTGATAACGTATCATGTTGGTCAGTACCGCCGCTAAATTTTTGTTGACAGGTACTAAATTGTGCCAAAGGATTTCGCCAGTTTGGGCGTCTTCTTGCAAATCCATTGGCCCGACTCCCGTCAACGCTTGAATGGCAATGATACCCAAAGCATAGATATCACTGTTGGGGCGGGGTTTGCCTTGTCCTTGTTCGGTGGGCATATAACCGGGAGTGCCAATGGCTACTGTCGCAGAGAACTGTCCGGCTGCGTTTAACTCTGCATATCCGGAGGGCGATGTATCGGCAAAACCCACTTCACGTGTACGTAATCGTTTGACAGCCCCAAAGTCTACTAAAACTAATTTATTATCCGAGTCGCGACGGATGAGATTTTCTGGCTTGATATCACGGTGAATTACGCCTTGGTTGTGGACAAATTCTAGGATACCCAGAACTTCTATTAACAAATCGATAACTTCGGCTTCAGTCCACATTTCACCAGGAATCAGTTCATCAATGAGGGGATGTCCTTCAATGAATTCTTGTACTAAGTAGAATTCTTGGTTTTCGTCAAAATAAGCCAAAAGTCGGGGAATTTGGTCGTGATTACCTAACTTTTCTAAAGTTTCGGCTTCACTGTGAAACAAGCGCTTGGCAGTATTAAACACTGAGGAATCCGCACTGACTGGCTTGAGGTGCTTGACCACACAAATTGGGTTTCCCGGTCGTTTTGTATCTTCGGCAATGTAGGTTTCACCAAATCCTCCTGTTGCCAGAACTCGGATGATTTGGTAACGGTGGTCTAATAACTTGCCAATCATGTTCCCTCCCCACTGTTAACACCCAAATTTTCAGGATGGTAATAAATATCTCCAAACTTTTCTCAATAAAATCCGCTATCTTGAGAAAAGATTTGGATGTAAAACCCAG
It encodes:
- a CDS encoding serine/threonine-protein kinase, which produces MIGKLLDHRYQIIRVLATGGFGETYIAEDTKRPGNPICVVKHLKPVSADSSVFNTAKRLFHSEAETLEKLGNHDQIPRLLAYFDENQEFYLVQEFIEGHPLIDELIPGEMWTEAEVIDLLIEVLGILEFVHNQGVIHRDIKPENLIRRDSDNKLVLVDFGAVKRLRTREVGFADTSPSGYAELNAAGQFSATVAIGTPGYMPTEQGQGKPRPNSDIYALGIIAIQALTGVGPMDLQEDAQTGEILWHNLVPVNKNLAAVLTNMIRYHFKDRYQTATEALQALQSLGIHPQSAQYPKNSGYQLVKSPSIQSQQKTIAVAPANSVSPTPKAAPKPVSVSRSSSGLDLLQLGIIVILAGSAAAITPFLVKNVQNFTANISGGHETTTTAHNCLAMVGYNKANIRSEPSAIASNNIVQTVKGGTKFEVTGKRTKGGWVEVKLDPKNSAWIYSDAIKNNEEWVTCLRDKGIAVKTVDDNTIIARRPVPKPKPVVDVETSPPETLESSSSPTSESGKSKGKIPNSSTANILEQAREKYESGDLDGAVEQIKSIPVSASSFKETAEMITQWQQDWAKSEALFNDINQALDNGQWDKVLAYKNTPEKLPNLKYWRKKIEPLFKQAAENLAKKKQPQGGKPDSNSQEKPQ